The Sorangiineae bacterium MSr11367 genome window below encodes:
- a CDS encoding 2Fe-2S iron-sulfur cluster-binding protein codes for MAGRLAPLSSPIHLTFDGTEIPASPGEPLAVSLVGAGHLALARSPKFHRPRGPSCLRAACDGCLARVDGVPNVMTCMIAARDKMEIKSQNTLGSRNVDLLQMTDWFFPQGMNHHELFAGVFGLDKVMMAFARRVAGLGKLPTDVAPPRPAQRREADVVVVGSGPSGMLVALELAARGRKVEVVDDAVTFGGSALALGLAGEGWRALRERFEAAVRDHKVRLRLSTTAGGIFKDDVLVVGPEGGEVIDARAVVLATGAHDGVLAFEGNDLPGVMSARAALGFLAHGVTVGYRIAVVVTEGGGPFGEVYAEALRKMAPDEVSVTVVKGEPISASGGSIVKEVAVRKGKSTKSLRADALVLDAPRAPAYELLSQAGADLEHRNYGFVPKAGGGQIRDRFWVVGEAAGTALDESTLREEAARVAAAI; via the coding sequence ATGGCCGGTCGCCTTGCACCACTTTCATCGCCCATTCATCTCACATTCGACGGAACGGAAATTCCGGCTTCCCCAGGGGAGCCGTTGGCCGTTTCTTTGGTCGGAGCAGGGCATTTGGCGCTCGCGCGCAGCCCGAAGTTCCACAGACCGCGCGGTCCGTCATGCCTGCGTGCCGCCTGCGATGGCTGCCTTGCACGGGTAGACGGCGTGCCCAACGTGATGACCTGCATGATTGCGGCGCGCGACAAGATGGAGATCAAGTCGCAAAACACGCTGGGCTCGCGCAACGTCGATCTGCTGCAAATGACCGACTGGTTCTTTCCGCAAGGGATGAACCACCACGAGCTGTTCGCCGGCGTGTTCGGGCTCGACAAAGTGATGATGGCGTTCGCCCGCCGCGTGGCCGGTCTGGGCAAGCTGCCCACGGACGTGGCTCCCCCGCGCCCAGCGCAGCGTCGCGAGGCGGATGTGGTGGTGGTGGGCTCGGGGCCATCGGGCATGCTGGTGGCGCTGGAACTCGCAGCGCGCGGGCGCAAGGTGGAGGTCGTCGACGACGCGGTGACGTTCGGTGGGTCGGCGCTGGCGTTGGGCCTGGCGGGCGAAGGATGGCGTGCGCTCCGCGAGCGCTTCGAGGCGGCCGTGCGCGATCACAAGGTGCGTTTGCGTCTGTCGACCACAGCGGGCGGCATCTTCAAAGACGATGTGCTGGTGGTCGGTCCCGAGGGCGGTGAGGTCATCGACGCACGCGCGGTGGTGCTTGCGACGGGCGCGCACGATGGAGTGCTCGCCTTCGAGGGGAACGATCTGCCCGGCGTGATGAGCGCGCGGGCGGCGTTGGGCTTCCTCGCGCATGGTGTGACGGTGGGCTACCGCATCGCCGTGGTGGTGACGGAGGGCGGCGGGCCCTTCGGCGAGGTGTACGCCGAAGCGCTCCGCAAGATGGCCCCGGACGAGGTGAGCGTCACCGTGGTGAAGGGCGAGCCCATCTCCGCGAGCGGTGGCTCCATCGTGAAAGAGGTCGCCGTTCGCAAAGGCAAATCGACGAAGTCCCTGCGCGCCGACGCGTTGGTCCTGGACGCACCACGCGCCCCGGCGTACGAGCTTTTGTCGCAAGCGGGGGCCGATCTGGAACACCGCAACTACGGCTTCGTGCCCAAGGCGGGCGGCGGCCAAATCCGCGATCGCTTCTGGGTCGTGGGCGAAGCTGCGGGCACCGCCTTGGACGAGAGTACCTTGCGCGAAGAAGCCGCGCGGGTGGCGGCGGCGATCTAA
- a CDS encoding D-alanine--D-alanine ligase: protein MGSPSRKVVRVAVVHNTDYEEASPDGDPGYAARADVQVVARIVADQLADARHESHLVAVDGDLVTLRERLLQIEPDCVFNLCESLAGDARLESAVPLVVETLGIPCTGSPPEALSRALYKDRVKASLQRAGVPTPPGCVLTRADEPCDLPFPAIVKPVHEDGSVGITQRSVVRDETGLRATVGETLERHRQPVLVEQYIAGRELNVAMLGFPAARVLPLCEIDFSALPEGAERIVSYDAKWKTGSPEDRGTQPVHNPELPAGVAARVRRVAVDAFRALGLRDYGRVDIRLAPSGVPYVVDVNPNCDLSPNAGMARAAAAVGIDYPALLKLVVRYAVRRRSATKAAPLSLSRKG from the coding sequence GTGGGAAGTCCGTCTCGCAAGGTCGTGCGCGTCGCCGTGGTGCACAACACGGACTACGAGGAGGCGTCCCCCGACGGGGACCCAGGTTATGCCGCCCGCGCCGATGTGCAGGTGGTGGCACGCATCGTGGCCGACCAGCTCGCCGACGCGCGCCACGAGTCGCATCTCGTGGCGGTCGACGGCGATTTGGTGACGCTGCGCGAGCGGCTCCTGCAGATTGAGCCCGATTGCGTGTTCAATCTGTGCGAATCGCTGGCCGGCGATGCGCGGCTGGAGAGCGCGGTGCCCCTGGTGGTGGAGACCTTGGGGATCCCGTGCACGGGCTCGCCGCCCGAGGCGTTGAGCCGTGCACTCTACAAGGATCGCGTGAAGGCGAGCCTGCAGCGCGCCGGGGTGCCGACGCCGCCGGGCTGCGTGCTGACGCGTGCGGACGAGCCTTGCGATCTGCCGTTTCCGGCGATCGTGAAGCCGGTTCACGAGGACGGCTCGGTGGGCATCACGCAGCGGAGCGTGGTGCGCGACGAGACGGGACTGCGCGCCACCGTGGGGGAGACGCTGGAGCGGCATCGGCAGCCGGTGCTGGTGGAGCAGTACATCGCGGGGCGTGAGTTGAACGTGGCGATGCTCGGCTTCCCCGCGGCGCGGGTGCTTCCGCTGTGCGAGATCGACTTTTCGGCGCTGCCGGAGGGGGCGGAGCGCATCGTTTCGTACGACGCGAAGTGGAAGACGGGGTCGCCCGAGGACCGAGGGACGCAGCCGGTGCACAATCCGGAACTGCCCGCGGGCGTGGCGGCACGGGTGCGGCGTGTGGCCGTGGATGCGTTCCGCGCATTGGGGCTGCGCGACTATGGGCGCGTGGACATTCGGCTCGCGCCGAGCGGTGTGCCGTACGTGGTCGACGTGAATCCCAATTGCGATTTGTCGCCCAACGCGGGAATGGCGCGCGCGGCGGCGGCCGTGGGGATCGACTACCCGGCGTTGCTGAAGCTGGTGGTGCGCTACGCCGTGCGGCGCCGCAGTGCCACCAAGGCGGCGCCTCTTTCGCTGTCGCGC
- a CDS encoding heme exporter protein CcmB yields the protein MKGQDQIRDTPSLLPSPVQAAWLVAAKDLRIELRTREIVTTAGFFATLVAIMTSVAFQSGAETTRRIAPGAVWLSVAFSSVLALGRTWQREREDGALIGLLVTPIARASLFLGKAIGVFAFVLAVEVIVVPVVALLFHIDLPDVIGPLSVVLALGTLGVAATGTLFGAMTVRTRARDLVLATVLFPLLSPTLVSGVAATRDILTGLPLSEITDYLILLGAFDVLALLGGLTLFGALIDE from the coding sequence ATGAAGGGTCAAGACCAGATCCGAGACACTCCTTCGCTTTTGCCGTCGCCCGTGCAGGCCGCGTGGCTCGTCGCCGCCAAGGATCTGCGCATCGAACTGCGTACGCGCGAGATCGTCACCACGGCTGGATTCTTCGCCACACTGGTCGCCATCATGACCAGCGTGGCGTTTCAGTCGGGCGCGGAAACGACCCGGCGCATCGCCCCGGGCGCGGTGTGGCTTTCGGTCGCGTTCTCCAGCGTGCTCGCGCTGGGCCGCACCTGGCAGCGCGAGCGCGAAGACGGGGCCCTCATCGGCCTTCTGGTCACCCCCATCGCGCGCGCGTCCCTCTTTCTCGGCAAGGCCATCGGCGTCTTTGCCTTCGTGCTCGCGGTGGAGGTCATCGTCGTCCCCGTGGTCGCGCTTCTTTTTCACATCGACCTGCCCGATGTGATCGGGCCGCTCTCGGTCGTGCTGGCCCTTGGCACCCTCGGCGTCGCCGCCACGGGCACACTTTTCGGCGCCATGACGGTGCGCACCCGTGCCCGCGACCTGGTCCTCGCCACCGTCCTCTTCCCCCTTCTTTCGCCCACCCTGGTCTCCGGCGTCGCCGCGACCCGCGACATCCTCACGGGCCTCCCGCTCAGCGAGATCACCGACTACCTCATCCTCCTCGGCGCATTCGACGTGCTCGCCCTCCTCGGCGGGCTCACCTTGTTCGGCGCCTTGATCGACGAGTGA
- a CDS encoding sigma 54-interacting transcriptional regulator, whose product MASLEDAWQAMRSAPRERKGTHTALPEEVRELFSALALIKRAWPKGDIGALGGERAVLKTLVSMGIVDAEHGWVSIAPSGEELAKEAEAGADETTCKKVAGALTQQWPTDPWAQARAAELLLVANDVDGADKAHSEALARLPDALARRDVIARWMKAVDSLTKGERQLALRVGAAERALLVGEVEEALRWAKNAAVSAPENWSVALLFGRAAAATGDLVTAKVAFTRATTLATRAGAELFAIMVESADVAYFGGDLEAAARDASVVATQAPSLALRLQARNTLGKVLLAQAKWEEADRHFAEDACSATSINDAASELRARINRGIALMSKGMYDEAQVVMEGVRDEADRLGEVRMTAFAYFNLAVVAMWKHDYGAALKFSETGLKYGQRVGDRLRTVQVLLNLADLRYKLGLFEHAEHAIVFGRRTIANGASPEVTARFSIMAALLAMERGNTAEARREIQRALAEGERAGSRDLTLAWAHRIAVRIALEDGDLSSARDSLEKAESLAVRDDVRAEAGVLRIRLARAEGHFDLQFALDILAIARSVGEEETLREIHVLLAEHYRSEKVFGLARTHLEQAISVRDQVAHGLEGEVRSAFLQRRDVAQLASMQEEICRLEQSMRGSSTMHGSYDELPPTVRFGRSRAMGVPGESERTPLTPQDSVRGRLSNLVRPQRHLIGEDPAMLALLGAIKKVARSESTVLIRGESGTGKELVAEALHRASLRESGPLVTVNCAALVETLLLSELFGHEKGAFTGAVARRRGRFELAEGGTLFLDEIGDISPRTQVALLRVLQERTFERVGGTTPIRANVRIICATHRDLRAMVERGEFREDLYYRLRGITLEVPPLRARLGDVPSISEALLERIGTERGEEPKVLSAAATQLLLRHRWPGNVRELENALRAASLFAEGERIELDDLLENVEDLRIAASTAESTPALRASNPTLKDDSGVLLADGDSEPVQHDAEEEESDCGGEETLADLESADNLPTEETGATKVAYACIKQGSLSLPDLKRQIERDCIARALTETRGNITRAAAVLGMKRPRLSQLVKQYGLLAVSEGS is encoded by the coding sequence ATGGCCTCCTTGGAAGACGCCTGGCAAGCGATGCGCTCCGCCCCGCGCGAGCGCAAGGGCACGCACACTGCGCTTCCGGAGGAAGTGCGGGAGTTGTTCTCGGCGCTGGCGTTGATCAAGCGCGCGTGGCCGAAGGGAGACATTGGGGCGCTGGGTGGCGAGCGGGCGGTGTTGAAGACGCTCGTGTCCATGGGCATCGTCGATGCCGAGCATGGGTGGGTGTCCATTGCGCCGTCGGGCGAGGAGTTGGCCAAAGAGGCCGAGGCCGGCGCGGATGAAACGACGTGCAAGAAGGTCGCGGGCGCACTGACGCAGCAGTGGCCGACGGATCCGTGGGCACAGGCGCGGGCGGCGGAGTTGCTGCTGGTTGCGAATGATGTCGACGGAGCTGACAAGGCGCATTCAGAAGCATTGGCGCGGTTGCCGGATGCACTGGCACGACGCGATGTGATCGCGCGATGGATGAAGGCTGTCGATTCGCTCACCAAAGGTGAGCGACAACTCGCCTTGCGAGTAGGCGCTGCCGAGCGTGCGTTGCTGGTAGGCGAGGTCGAAGAAGCTCTCCGTTGGGCAAAGAACGCGGCCGTAAGTGCCCCTGAAAATTGGAGCGTCGCGCTGCTATTTGGCCGCGCGGCGGCCGCGACCGGTGATTTGGTAACAGCGAAAGTGGCATTTACTCGTGCAACCACGCTCGCTACCCGGGCCGGCGCCGAGCTGTTCGCGATTATGGTCGAGTCGGCCGATGTTGCCTACTTTGGCGGAGATCTTGAAGCCGCAGCTCGCGATGCCAGTGTCGTGGCAACGCAAGCACCATCGCTTGCCCTAAGGCTTCAGGCCCGGAATACCCTTGGAAAAGTCCTCTTGGCCCAGGCCAAATGGGAGGAAGCGGACCGGCACTTTGCGGAAGACGCCTGCAGTGCCACCAGCATCAACGATGCGGCATCCGAACTTCGCGCGCGAATCAATCGCGGCATCGCCCTCATGTCCAAAGGGATGTACGACGAGGCGCAAGTCGTGATGGAGGGGGTCCGCGACGAAGCGGATCGACTCGGCGAGGTCCGCATGACGGCATTCGCGTACTTCAACCTCGCCGTCGTCGCGATGTGGAAGCACGACTACGGCGCCGCTCTCAAGTTCTCGGAGACCGGTCTAAAGTACGGTCAACGGGTTGGCGACCGCCTCCGCACGGTCCAAGTGCTCCTGAACCTCGCCGACCTTCGATACAAGCTAGGTCTTTTCGAACACGCCGAGCACGCGATCGTCTTTGGTCGACGAACCATTGCAAATGGAGCCTCACCAGAGGTGACCGCTCGATTCAGCATCATGGCCGCACTGTTGGCCATGGAGCGTGGAAATACCGCTGAAGCGAGGCGCGAGATTCAAAGGGCGCTAGCGGAAGGTGAGCGCGCAGGAAGCCGCGATCTCACCTTGGCATGGGCACACCGAATCGCGGTGCGTATCGCGCTGGAGGACGGGGATCTCTCTTCGGCCAGAGATTCGCTGGAAAAAGCAGAGTCCCTCGCGGTTCGTGACGACGTGCGGGCAGAAGCTGGCGTTCTTCGCATTCGTCTGGCGCGAGCCGAGGGGCACTTCGATTTGCAATTCGCGCTCGACATTCTTGCGATCGCACGCAGCGTTGGTGAAGAGGAAACGTTGCGAGAGATTCATGTGCTGTTGGCCGAGCACTATCGATCCGAAAAAGTCTTCGGCCTGGCTCGCACGCACTTGGAGCAAGCCATCTCCGTCCGAGATCAGGTAGCGCACGGGCTCGAAGGGGAAGTGCGATCCGCCTTTTTGCAACGACGAGACGTCGCCCAACTTGCTTCGATGCAGGAAGAGATCTGCAGGCTGGAACAGAGCATGCGCGGCTCTTCAACAATGCACGGTAGCTACGACGAGCTTCCTCCGACAGTACGATTCGGCCGGTCGCGTGCAATGGGAGTCCCGGGAGAGAGTGAGCGCACTCCGCTAACGCCGCAGGATTCGGTGCGCGGGCGTCTGTCAAACTTGGTGCGCCCGCAAAGGCACCTCATTGGCGAGGATCCCGCGATGCTCGCGCTGCTCGGAGCTATCAAGAAAGTCGCTCGCTCGGAGAGCACGGTACTCATTCGCGGAGAGAGCGGTACGGGTAAGGAACTCGTGGCCGAAGCCCTTCACCGTGCGAGCCTCCGCGAGAGTGGGCCGCTCGTTACCGTCAACTGCGCGGCCCTCGTCGAGACACTCCTTCTTTCAGAATTGTTCGGCCATGAGAAAGGTGCATTCACTGGCGCCGTCGCACGACGCCGGGGACGGTTCGAACTCGCGGAGGGCGGCACGCTGTTCCTCGACGAGATTGGTGACATATCACCCCGGACGCAGGTCGCACTCCTTCGCGTCCTTCAAGAGCGAACATTCGAGCGCGTTGGTGGAACGACCCCGATTCGAGCGAATGTCCGGATCATCTGCGCTACGCATCGCGACCTGCGCGCAATGGTCGAGCGTGGTGAGTTCCGAGAAGACCTTTACTACCGTCTTCGTGGCATTACCCTGGAGGTTCCGCCCTTGCGGGCTCGACTCGGTGACGTCCCTTCGATCAGCGAAGCACTGCTCGAACGAATCGGGACGGAACGCGGCGAGGAACCGAAGGTTTTGTCGGCGGCAGCAACCCAGCTGTTGCTGAGACATCGTTGGCCTGGAAATGTGCGCGAGCTCGAAAATGCACTGCGAGCTGCATCGCTGTTTGCCGAAGGAGAAAGGATCGAGCTCGACGATCTGCTCGAGAATGTTGAAGATTTGCGAATCGCAGCCTCGACGGCAGAATCGACTCCTGCTCTGCGAGCATCGAACCCGACGCTCAAGGACGATTCGGGTGTATTGCTCGCCGACGGTGACTCCGAACCGGTGCAACACGACGCGGAAGAAGAAGAATCCGACTGCGGCGGTGAGGAAACATTGGCAGACCTAGAATCGGCTGATAATCTGCCGACCGAGGAAACGGGCGCTACTAAGGTGGCGTACGCTTGCATCAAGCAAGGTTCCCTTTCTTTGCCGGATCTTAAGCGCCAGATAGAACGAGATTGCATAGCTCGCGCCTTGACGGAAACCAGGGGCAACATCACGCGGGCGGCAGCGGTCCTGGGGATGAAACGACCGCGCCTCTCTCAGCTGGTCAAACAATACGGTCTTCTTGCGGTATCGGAGGGGTCGTGA
- a CDS encoding ATP-binding protein, translated as MLLRGRRGVHWLFAAFSLEVALWWGSQSLFGLFQATIWARATAVLTVLLPQFAVHLFQSIVPLDSDAERPSTLTKFATAVGIPILVLELSPYHETPFALGLTYFYVFGLIAAALVSLALRGRKSPSRAVRDRVNFLVAVGAAATTFTLADFLSFLGVYLPPIGAVLSIVFLFVLAESLARPRLADLYEMAGRLLVATALAFALAGIFYVFVTYIGRFNTMYLNAVLAAIVFLVLFEPLQNEVETRMHQFFFRERYDLETSIDELKRRLSHVLEIDEMAETVLAGLESSHRVTSCAIYLRDQDGNGFDMTGSVGDEPVMRLETLSVRPLLDRLQATGSLSLEEIAREQKDSPLLTVASATLGPHKNSVLLAVKGDEGEIVGVICIADERMRDAFTPEEIALLETVASQIGVAIANSRIYSRMKERDRLAALGAMAAGLAHEVKNPLGAIKGAAQLLEESEDGASSTAASDSREFVGIILEEVDRLNRVVASFLDYARPHAGNPIPLDINAAVRRTMQILTSQKAESLDFRLELTDPLPHAKIDAEQFRQVLINFIQNGAQAMDGRGRITVSTACRTRRRPWPARQDSERPAMSERNLTNEVEMVEVSVRDTGPGISQKVLKHIFVPFFTTKEQGTGLGLAISQSIVQNAGGIIDVQTQTGAGTTFTILLPAATDTLRTPLATPTPTNPLTTA; from the coding sequence ATGCTGCTTCGCGGGCGCCGCGGCGTCCATTGGCTCTTTGCGGCGTTCTCTCTAGAAGTCGCCCTCTGGTGGGGCAGCCAGTCGCTGTTCGGGCTGTTTCAGGCGACGATCTGGGCACGAGCGACGGCTGTGCTCACGGTGCTCTTGCCGCAGTTCGCGGTGCACCTGTTTCAGTCGATCGTCCCACTCGACAGCGATGCCGAGCGACCGTCGACGCTGACGAAGTTCGCGACGGCAGTCGGTATACCGATTCTCGTCCTCGAGTTATCGCCATACCACGAGACGCCTTTTGCATTGGGGCTCACGTACTTTTACGTGTTCGGTCTCATTGCGGCGGCATTGGTGTCTTTGGCGCTGCGCGGGCGAAAGAGCCCATCACGGGCGGTGCGCGACCGCGTGAACTTTCTCGTCGCGGTTGGTGCCGCAGCAACGACGTTTACGCTTGCCGACTTTTTGTCATTCTTGGGCGTATATCTGCCGCCGATTGGCGCGGTGCTGTCCATCGTCTTTCTCTTCGTTCTCGCAGAGTCGCTCGCGCGCCCACGCCTGGCAGATCTCTACGAAATGGCGGGACGGTTGTTGGTCGCGACGGCGCTCGCCTTCGCGCTGGCCGGCATCTTCTATGTCTTCGTCACGTACATCGGCCGCTTCAACACGATGTATTTGAACGCCGTTCTCGCAGCCATCGTCTTCTTAGTCCTCTTCGAGCCGCTGCAGAACGAGGTCGAGACGCGGATGCACCAGTTCTTCTTCCGCGAGCGCTACGACCTCGAGACGAGCATCGACGAGCTAAAACGCCGCCTTTCGCACGTCCTCGAGATCGACGAAATGGCAGAAACGGTGCTCGCGGGCCTAGAGAGCTCACACCGAGTCACGTCGTGCGCGATCTATCTGCGCGATCAGGACGGCAACGGATTCGACATGACAGGCAGCGTCGGCGACGAACCGGTAATGCGGCTCGAGACGCTCTCCGTACGACCATTACTCGACCGCCTTCAAGCGACAGGCTCACTCTCGTTGGAGGAGATCGCTCGCGAGCAGAAGGATTCGCCTTTGCTCACCGTAGCGTCGGCGACTCTCGGCCCTCACAAGAACTCCGTGCTCCTGGCCGTGAAAGGCGACGAGGGCGAAATCGTCGGTGTCATCTGCATCGCGGATGAGCGCATGCGCGACGCCTTCACGCCGGAGGAGATCGCATTGCTCGAAACCGTGGCGTCCCAGATTGGTGTCGCCATCGCGAACAGCCGCATCTACTCGCGCATGAAAGAGCGCGACCGCCTCGCTGCACTCGGTGCCATGGCGGCCGGCTTGGCCCACGAGGTCAAGAATCCACTCGGAGCCATCAAGGGCGCCGCCCAACTTCTCGAGGAAAGCGAAGACGGCGCTTCGTCCACTGCCGCATCCGACAGCCGCGAATTCGTGGGGATCATCCTGGAAGAGGTGGATCGTCTGAATCGCGTCGTCGCGAGCTTCCTCGACTACGCACGGCCCCATGCGGGCAATCCGATCCCTCTCGACATCAACGCGGCCGTACGCCGCACGATGCAGATTCTCACGAGTCAAAAAGCCGAGTCCCTCGACTTTCGCCTGGAGCTCACCGACCCCCTGCCCCACGCAAAAATCGACGCCGAGCAGTTCCGGCAGGTGCTCATCAACTTCATCCAAAACGGTGCACAGGCCATGGACGGCCGCGGCCGCATCACAGTAAGCACCGCTTGCCGTACGCGCCGGCGTCCGTGGCCCGCGCGACAGGACAGCGAGCGTCCCGCCATGAGCGAGCGCAATCTGACGAACGAAGTCGAGATGGTCGAGGTCTCGGTGCGCGACACCGGCCCCGGCATTTCGCAGAAGGTGCTCAAGCACATCTTCGTCCCCTTCTTCACGACGAAGGAGCAGGGGACGGGCCTCGGTCTCGCCATCAGCCAAAGCATTGTTCAGAATGCGGGAGGCATCATCGACGTGCAAACCCAAACCGGTGCGGGTACGACGTTCACGATCCTCCTCCCAGCAGCCACGGACACGCTACGTACACCGTTGGCGACACCAACGCCGACGAATCCTCTAACAACGGCTTAG
- the nadD gene encoding nicotinate (nicotinamide) nucleotide adenylyltransferase: MSSELVAVFGGSFNPPHLAHVMTALVVLSTHPVDRVLVIPTFAHPFAKQLAPYEDRVRMIELAMAGIARVEISRVEETLGGESRTLRTLEHLQSEHPSWNLRLVMGADVLAETPKWYAFDRIAKLAPPIVLGRAGFESAAAPTPILPAISSTDIRAKVAQGRWTELDPIVPRTVLEYIREHGLYEHGC; the protein is encoded by the coding sequence GTGAGCTCCGAGCTCGTCGCCGTCTTCGGCGGGAGCTTCAACCCGCCGCACCTCGCCCACGTCATGACCGCGCTGGTCGTGCTGAGCACCCACCCCGTCGATCGCGTGTTGGTCATCCCGACGTTCGCGCATCCCTTCGCCAAGCAGCTCGCGCCCTACGAAGACCGCGTCCGCATGATCGAGTTGGCCATGGCCGGCATCGCACGCGTCGAGATCTCGCGCGTCGAAGAGACCCTCGGCGGCGAAAGCCGCACCCTGCGCACCTTGGAGCATTTGCAGAGCGAACACCCCTCGTGGAACCTTCGCCTGGTCATGGGCGCCGACGTGCTCGCGGAGACGCCCAAGTGGTACGCCTTCGATCGCATCGCCAAGCTCGCCCCGCCCATCGTGCTCGGCCGCGCCGGCTTCGAATCGGCGGCCGCGCCCACCCCTATTTTGCCGGCCATCTCGAGCACGGACATCCGCGCGAAGGTCGCGCAAGGCCGGTGGACCGAGCTCGATCCCATCGTCCCGCGCACGGTGCTCGAGTACATCCGCGAGCACGGGCTCTACGAACATGGCTGCTAA
- a CDS encoding DUF2520 domain-containing protein — translation MAAKRLSVYIFGAGKVGVALANALRRAGVRVTLRAARAGLPTRRIDADLLVLTVRDRDLTPTASRFAEAGIVSRTTGCVHVAGAQRAEVLEPLRAVSAGIAQMHPMISFASLHRFPALVGGHVHLRGDPGAIAPARRLIKVLGMVARTFPDLDPVGYHAAAGLVANGAAALAAVGVRVLATAGVPPEVAPQMLGPLLHSVADNIMQLGFPDALTGPVRRGESQSVSRHLEVLRARLPDAVPLFVAAGLAQLPLARALGEAADASFDAIEKVLRDAANVAPTPSTASVFTSPAAETPGE, via the coding sequence ATGGCTGCTAAAAGACTCTCCGTTTACATCTTCGGTGCAGGCAAAGTCGGCGTCGCCCTCGCGAATGCCCTCCGCCGCGCCGGCGTGCGTGTCACCCTTCGCGCCGCGCGTGCGGGCCTCCCCACGCGCCGCATCGACGCCGACCTTCTCGTGCTCACGGTCCGCGATCGCGATTTGACGCCCACCGCATCGCGCTTCGCGGAAGCCGGCATCGTCTCGCGCACCACCGGATGCGTGCATGTTGCAGGCGCCCAACGCGCCGAGGTGCTCGAGCCCCTGCGCGCCGTCTCCGCCGGCATCGCGCAGATGCATCCCATGATCTCCTTCGCCTCGTTGCATCGCTTCCCGGCGTTGGTCGGAGGGCACGTGCATCTACGAGGAGATCCCGGCGCCATCGCCCCCGCCCGCCGCCTTATTAAGGTGCTCGGCATGGTCGCACGCACATTCCCCGACCTCGACCCCGTTGGTTACCACGCCGCCGCGGGCCTGGTCGCCAACGGTGCCGCTGCACTGGCAGCCGTGGGTGTCCGCGTGCTGGCCACCGCCGGAGTTCCCCCCGAAGTCGCGCCCCAAATGCTGGGCCCTTTGCTGCACAGCGTCGCAGACAACATCATGCAATTGGGTTTTCCCGACGCCCTCACTGGCCCCGTCCGCCGCGGAGAATCTCAAAGTGTTTCCCGGCATTTGGAGGTCCTTCGCGCGCGCCTGCCCGACGCCGTGCCGCTCTTCGTGGCCGCGGGCCTAGCCCAATTGCCATTGGCCCGCGCCCTTGGGGAGGCGGCAGACGCCTCGTTTGACGCCATCGAAAAGGTCCTTCGTGACGCAGCGAATGTGGCACCCACCCCGTCCACTGCATCGGTGTTCACCTCTCCGGCAGCGGAAACACCCGGGGAATAA